CCTTTTTCCGCGCGTGGGAATTGCACGGCACCTATCCCGGCATCCTGACCGACAAGGTGGTGGGTGAAACCGCCACCCAGCTGAAGGCCGATGCCGATGCCATGCTGGACCTCATCGTAGGCGAAAAATGGCTCACCGCACGCGGCGTTGCAGGCCTGTGGCCCTGCGCACGCGACGGCGACGATGTGACCGTCCACCTGCCCGATAGCGAGGAGCATGTCCTGCTCCCCTTCTTGCGCCAGCAAGTGAAGAAATCGCGCGAACGAGCGAATTACTGCCTCGCCGATTTCATCGATCCCAATGGCGACTGGATCGGCGGCTTCGGCGTCGGCATCCACGGTATCGAGCAGCATTCCAAGCGCTTCCTGGAAGACAAGGACGATTACTCCGACATCCTTTTGAAAGCCCTGGCGGACCGTTTCGCGGAGGCGTTTGCCGAACGCCTGCACCAGCATGTCCGCACCGACCTGTGGGGCTATGCGCCGGGAGAGCAGCTGACCAATGAGGCGCTGATCAAGGAGCAGTATCGCGGTATCCGCCCTGCTCCCGGCTATCCGGCCTGCCCGGACCATTCGCTGAAGCCAATCCTGTTCGACCTGCTCGACGCGGAGGCAAACGCCGGGCTGGTGCTGACCGAAAGCCAGGCCATGCTGCCCACCAGTGCAGTCAGCGGCTTCTATTTCGGCCATCCGGAATCGAGCTATTTCGGCGTGGCGCGTATCGGGCGCGACCAGCTGGAAGATTACGCAGCGCGGCGCGGCATGGAACTGGCCGAGGTGGAGCGGTGGCTGCGGCCCAACCTCGACTGAGGCCTGCCTAACTAACCCACGTCCTGTGCCCTGTCATAGGCGGCGCGGGCGCGGAGGGTCTCCGCCTGGTTGGCAATGGCCCAGTTTCCGAGATGCGCAATCGGCTTGGCTACACTCTCGCCCAGCGGGGTGAGCGCGTAATCGACCCGTACCGGCACGCTCGGCGTCACCGTGCGGCTGACAATCCCGTCCCGTTCCAGCGCGCGCAATGTGCGCGTCAGCATGCGCTGCGAAATGGAACCGATGCCGCGCTTCAGCTCGCTGAACCGCAGCGCGCCGCCGGTCAGCGACATCACCACGCGCACCGTCCACTTGTCGCCCACCCGCGAAAGCAGGTCGTTCACCGCCTCGCACGAAGGCTGGTCAGGAACCGGCATGGTCACAGCGCTGTTCCTATCGCGCGCGGATGTGCCGTCTTGCGCCCCTGGCATGGTGGTCTCCATATGGCCTCCTAGTAACCAATAGTAACCACGGAGACTTCCCGATGCAAATTCTCAGGATCGACAGCGCCACCACCGGCGAGCAGTCGGTTTCCCGCCGGCTGACCGGCCTTATTCTCGATCACCTGACGGCCAAGAACCCCGGCGCGGACGTGACCAGCCGCGATCTTTCCAGCAATCCCGTGCCGCATCTCGACCCGGTGACCACCACCGCCAATCGCACCGCGCCCGACACGCATGAAGAGGCGGTGGAGCGCGCCTATCCCGAAGAGAAAGCCGTGCTCGACGAGTTCCTGGCAGCGGACACCGTCGTGATCGGGGCGCCCATGTACAATTTCTCCGTCCCTTCCAACCTCAAGGCCTGGATGGACCGATTGGCCGTACCCGGCACCACCTTCCGCTTCAGCGAAAGCGGGCCTGAAGGGCTGGCCGGCAATCGCCGGATCATCGTCGCCTCCACGCGCGGGGGCGAATATGGCGAGGACAATCCGATGGATCACCAGGAAAGCCTGCTGAAGACCTTCATGGGTTTCCTCGGCATCGATAATGTCGAAATCATCCGCGTCGAAAAGATCGGCTACGGCCCCGAAGCCATCGAGGAAGGCGTTGCGGCCGCGCGCGAACAGATCGCCAAGCTGTAACTCCCGGAAACGGCGGACGGGATGCGACCGGCACCATCGCAGGCAATGTGCGTTGGCCCAGCATGGCAAATCCCGTCCTCGTTCCCATTCTCGGCGACCAGCTGACCCGCAACCTCGCCAGCATCCGGGGGCGGACCAAGGACGATACCGTCATCCTGATGATGGAGGTCTGGGACGAGGCGACTTACGTCAAACACCACAAGCAGAAGATCGTCCTGATCTTTTCCGCCATGCGCCACTTCGCCGCAGAGCTGCGCGATGCCGGCTGGACGGTGGATTACGTGAAACTGACGGACGAGGACAATTCCGGCAGCTTCACCGGCGAAGTCGCCCGAGCCATCGAGCGCCACGATCCGCGCGCCGTCCATGTCGTCCATTCCGGCGAATGGCGCGTGCAGCAGGACATGGATCAGTGGCCGGACAAGTTCGATTGCGAGGTCGAGATCCTCGACGATGATCGCTTCGTGTGCAGCCTGGCCGAATTCCGCGACTGGGCCGAGGACCGCAAGACCCTGCGGATGGAACATTTCTACCGCGAGATGCGCAAGAAGACCGGCCTGCTGATGAATGAGGACGGCCAAGGGAATCTCAGGCCGACCGGTGGTGAGTGGAATTACGACAGTGAGAACCGCGAGAGCCCCGAAGAGGAAATGGACCCGCCCGAGCGGCCCATCTTCGAACCCGACGCCATCACACAGGAGGTAATCGAACTGGTCGAGGACAGGTTCGGCAGCCACTTCGGCTCGCTCGAGATCTTCGGCTGGCCCGTCACGCGCGAGGAAGCGGAAGAGGCGGCCGACGCCTTCTTCAACGAGCGCATCAAATGTTTCGGGCCCTATCAGGACGCGATGGTCCACGGGCAGGACGACCTCTATCACTCCATGCTGTCCACCAGCATCAACCTTGGCCTGCTGGACCCGCTGGAGCTGTGCCAGCGCGCCGCAAAGGCCTATGCCGATGGCGAGGCGCCGATAAACTCGGTGGAAGGCTTCATCCGCCAGATCATCGGCTGGCGCGAATATGTCCGCGGCTTTTACTGGCTGCACATGCCGCATCTGGCCGAAGCGAACATGTTGAATGCGCAGCGGCGGCTGCCTGAATTCTACTGGACCGGCGAGACGGAGATGCGCTGCATGGCCGATTGCGTGCGCACCACCCGCGAGAATGCCCATGCCCACCACATCCAGCGCCTGATGGTGCTCGGGAACTTCGCGCTGATCGCCGGGCTGGACCCGCGCGAGGTGCAGGACTGGTACCTCGTCGTCTATGCCGACGCCTATGAGTGGGTGGAGCTGCCGAACGTGGCGGCCATGATCCTCTATGCCGACGGCGGGAAGCTGGCGTCCAAGCCCTATGCCGCCAGCGGGAACTACATCAACAAGATGTCCGATTACTGCGGTGAATGCGCCTATTCGGTCAGCAAGAAAGTGGGCGAAGGCTCATGCCCCTTCAACTCGCTCTACTGGCGTTTCATGGACCAGAATCGGGACCGGCTGGAAAGTAACGCCCGCGTGGGCCGCGTCTATTCCACATGGGACCGGATGAATAAGGCCAAGCGGCAGGAATACCTCGATACGGCGGAGAAATTCCTCGGGTCGCTGCAGCCTGCCAGCAAGGATTGGGCGCGCAATTAGCCGTCAGGCGTTGCCCACCACAAGGCATGCCAGCGCCACCAGCGCGCCGGTCCAGCGGTTGGAGCGGAAGCGGTGGAGCGCGTTCGCGCCGTCCGTCCCGTCCAGCGTGGACGTTTGCCAGAGCAGGTGCAGCGCTGCGGGCAGCAGGGCGAGCAGCGCCAGCCAGTCTTCCCGCAGCAGCCAGAAGCTGAGCGCCCAGCAGGCAATCGCCGCGGCGTAAAACCCGGCGACGCCTCCGCGCACGTTCTGTCCCAGCCGCCGCGCGCTGGACTTGATGCCGACAAGTGCGTCATCCTCGATATCCTGCACGGCGTAGATCGTGTCGTAGCCCATGCACCAGAAAAATGCCCCGGCGTAGAGCGCAGCCATCACGTCCAGATGGTCTCCGCGGATCGCCACCCAGCCGACCAACGCGCCCCATGTGAAGACGAGGCCGAGCCAGGCCTGCGGCCACCATGTGATGCGCTTCATGAAGGGATAGGCGGCCACCAGCGCAAGGCTGCCCAGCGCCACCAGCTGCGCCTGCCACCTGAGTTGCAGCAGCACCACGAGGCCGACAATGCACAGCGACACGAGCCACACCCAAGCCGCTTTCACGCTCACCCGCCCGCTCGCCAGCGGACGGCTGGCCGTGCGCGCTACGCTGGCGTCCAGCTTGCGGTCCACGATATCGTTATAGACGCAGCCCGCGCTGCGCATGGCGATGGCGCCCAGCAGGAACCAGCCCAGCAGCTGCCATTGCACGCCGCGCCCCGCCAGCCACATGCCCCATGCGCAGGGCCAGAACAGCAGCCACCAGCCGATAGGCCGGTCGAAGCGGGCCAGCAGCGCATAATCGCGCAGTCGAGCCGGCAGCAGGGCGACTAGGCCCTTATGCTCGCTGTCGGGCGTGATGGTGGCGGGATCGGACATTGTGCCTGCTTCACCATATCGGCTAGGCCTGCGCAATGCCCGCCCTACCCGCATGGCCCCCGCGCAGCGCGCCGCGCCTGTTTGTCGACCGGCAGATCGAAGCCGGCGTGCCCGTGCCGCTGGACGGGCCGCAGGCGCATTACCTGCTGCGCGTCATGCGTGTGCAGGTGGGCAGCGCGGTGGCGCTGTGCGACGACATCACCGGGGAATGGGCGTGCGAGGTGGGAAGCGTGGGCAAGCGTGACCTCGTGCTCATGCCCGTCACTCACCTGAAGCCGCGCGAGGAGGTACCCGATTTCTGGCTCTGCCCGGCGCTGCTCAAGAAGGACCGGTTCGACCTGGTGCTGGAAAAAGCCACCGAGCTTGGCACGGCGCGTATCGTGCCGGTGCTGACGCGGCGCTGCGTGGCGGACAAGCTGAATGGGGACCGCGCTCGCGCGCAAATCACTGAAGCCGCCGAGCAATGCGCGCGCACCGCCCTGCCGCAGCTGGGCGAGGTCACGAAGCTGGATTCCCTGCTGCGCGATTGGCCGGAAGACCGCGCGCTGTTCTTCGCGGACGAACTGGGCGGCGCGCCCGCGGCAGAGGCTTTCACCGCGCAATCGGGCCCCGGCGCGCTGCTCACCGGCCCGGAAGGCGGGTTCGACGATGCGGAGCGCGAGGCCATCCGCGCCCTGCCGCAGGCCCGCGCCATCACCCTTGGCCCCCGCATCCTGCGCGGTGAAACGGCCGCGATTGCCGCGACCGCGCTGTGGATGGGCGTGTGCGGCGATTGGGGAGCGTGACGCGAAATAGTCTGGCGCGCCGCCGCCCGCTTCCCTATCGCCTGCGCCCATGAGCACGCGCAAGGCATCGGCGGCGGACGAACCGCGCATCGAAAGCCGCGACCAGCTGGTCGCCCCCATGATCGCTGGCGAGAAGCCGAAGGCAGACTGGCGCATCGGCACGGAGCACGAGAAGCTGGTCTTCAAGACCGAGACGAAGCACGCGCCCAGCTATGACGAGCCCGGCGGCATCCGCGACATCCTGCTAAGCCTGAAAGACTTCAACTGGGAGCCGGTTGAAGAAGCGGGCAAGGTCATCGCCATGGCCGGCGACGATGGCACGGTCAGCCTCGAACCGGCAGGCCAGCTGGAACTGTCCGGCGCGCCGCTGCAGACGCTGCACGAAACCTGCAACGAAACCGGGCGCCACCTGGCGCAGGTAAAGGAAGTCGGCGCGAAATGCGGTGTGGGTTTCCTTGGTCTGGGCATGTGGCCGGACAAGACCCGCGAAGAGCTGCCGATGATGCCCAAGGGGCGCTACGACATCATGAAGCGGCACATGCCCACCGTGGGCAGCTTGGGCCTCGACATGATGCTGCGCACCTGCACCATTCAGGTAAACCTCGATTATTCGAGCGAGGCGGACATGGCGGCCAAATTCCGCACCAGCCTCGCGCTGCAGCCGCTCGCCACTGCGCTCTTCGCCAACAGCCCCTTCACCGAGGGCAAGCCCAACGGTTACCTTAGCTATCGCAGCCATATCTGGTCGGACACCGATCCGCATCGCACCGGCATGCTGCCCTTCGTGTTCGAGGACGGCTTCGGATATGACCGCTGGGCGGAATACATGCTGGATGTGCCGATGTATTTCGTCTTCCGTGACGGCAAGTATATCGACGCCGCAGGCCAGAGCTTCCGCGATTTCCTGAAAGGCGAGCTCCCCGCCCTGCCCGGCGAATTGCCGACCGAAAGCGACTGGTGGGACCACCTTTCCACCGCTTTCCCCGAAGTACGACTGAAGAGTTTCCTGGAGATGCGCGGCGCAGATGGCGGGCCGTGGAGCCGGATCTGTGCGCTGCCCGCCTTCTGGGTGGGCCTGCTGTACGACCAGGGCGCGCTGGATGCCGCATGGGCGCTGGTGAAGGACTGGTCGATGGAAGAGCGCGAGGCGCTGCGCAATGCCGTGCCCAAGCAGGCGCTGGACGCGCCGATCCCCGGCGGCGGCAGCCTGCGCGACCTTGCAAAAGACGTGATGGCCATCTCGCGGCAGGGCCTTGCCGCCCGCGCGCAGCTGAATACCGGCGGCGATAACGAGACGGGCTTCCTCGAGACGCTCGATGAGATCGTCGAGAGCGGCAAGGTGCCCGCCCAGCGCCTGCTGGACATGTATCACGGCGAATGGAACGGCGACGTCAGCCGCGTCTACAAATACGCTTTCTAAGCGCTATTCCGCAGGCTGCGGCGCGATCGCGCCTTTCGGCTTCAGCTTTTCGAGCAGGCGATGCAGCGGGGCAGTGACGATGCCGTGGCGGTTCATCCACTCGAAGTAATCGCGGTATTTCTCGTCCTCGCCCAGCAGGTGCGCCTCTTCGGTCTTCGCGCGCCAGTAATAGATGCCGGACACCACGCCCAGGAAGATCGTGTTGCGGATCACGTCCACCGTGGAACCGCTGACGGTGATGAATGGCATCACGCTCAGCCACCAGAACAGGTTCTTCGACAGATAGGCCGGGTGGCGCGTGAAGCGATATGGCCCATGCGTCAGCACACCGCGATAGGTGAGGTTGGAAAAGCGGATGCCAAAGGCCACGGTGGCCCAGGCATAGATGGCCGTCAGCGCGACCAGTATGGCGGCCCAGGCCCACAGCAATGGCTCGTTACCTGCAAACCAGTGGCCCCAGCCTGCGGTGTTGTTTTCGTACTGGATCACCCCGCCATTGCCCATGAAGGCGAAGACGAAGGGCGGGTAGCACAGCAGTGCCGCAACCCAGCCGGCCAAGAAGGGATTGCCGCTGCGGATATGGGCGTCCAGCGGGCGCAGCGTCAGCAAATAGCCCACCGTGCCGATCTGCACGTCGATCACGAACAGGAGCTCGAACAGCAGCACA
This genomic interval from Paraurantiacibacter namhicola contains the following:
- a CDS encoding winged helix-turn-helix transcriptional regulator yields the protein MPVPDQPSCEAVNDLLSRVGDKWTVRVVMSLTGGALRFSELKRGIGSISQRMLTRTLRALERDGIVSRTVTPSVPVRVDYALTPLGESVAKPIAHLGNWAIANQAETLRARAAYDRAQDVG
- a CDS encoding FMN-dependent NADH-azoreductase produces the protein MQILRIDSATTGEQSVSRRLTGLILDHLTAKNPGADVTSRDLSSNPVPHLDPVTTTANRTAPDTHEEAVERAYPEEKAVLDEFLAADTVVIGAPMYNFSVPSNLKAWMDRLAVPGTTFRFSESGPEGLAGNRRIIVASTRGGEYGEDNPMDHQESLLKTFMGFLGIDNVEIIRVEKIGYGPEAIEEGVAAAREQIAKL
- a CDS encoding cryptochrome/photolyase family protein; its protein translation is MANPVLVPILGDQLTRNLASIRGRTKDDTVILMMEVWDEATYVKHHKQKIVLIFSAMRHFAAELRDAGWTVDYVKLTDEDNSGSFTGEVARAIERHDPRAVHVVHSGEWRVQQDMDQWPDKFDCEVEILDDDRFVCSLAEFRDWAEDRKTLRMEHFYREMRKKTGLLMNEDGQGNLRPTGGEWNYDSENRESPEEEMDPPERPIFEPDAITQEVIELVEDRFGSHFGSLEIFGWPVTREEAEEAADAFFNERIKCFGPYQDAMVHGQDDLYHSMLSTSINLGLLDPLELCQRAAKAYADGEAPINSVEGFIRQIIGWREYVRGFYWLHMPHLAEANMLNAQRRLPEFYWTGETEMRCMADCVRTTRENAHAHHIQRLMVLGNFALIAGLDPREVQDWYLVVYADAYEWVELPNVAAMILYADGGKLASKPYAASGNYINKMSDYCGECAYSVSKKVGEGSCPFNSLYWRFMDQNRDRLESNARVGRVYSTWDRMNKAKRQEYLDTAEKFLGSLQPASKDWARN
- the ubiA gene encoding 4-hydroxybenzoate octaprenyltransferase codes for the protein MSDPATITPDSEHKGLVALLPARLRDYALLARFDRPIGWWLLFWPCAWGMWLAGRGVQWQLLGWFLLGAIAMRSAGCVYNDIVDRKLDASVARTASRPLASGRVSVKAAWVWLVSLCIVGLVVLLQLRWQAQLVALGSLALVAAYPFMKRITWWPQAWLGLVFTWGALVGWVAIRGDHLDVMAALYAGAFFWCMGYDTIYAVQDIEDDALVGIKSSARRLGQNVRGGVAGFYAAAIACWALSFWLLREDWLALLALLPAALHLLWQTSTLDGTDGANALHRFRSNRWTGALVALACLVVGNA
- a CDS encoding 16S rRNA (uracil(1498)-N(3))-methyltransferase — its product is MPALPAWPPRSAPRLFVDRQIEAGVPVPLDGPQAHYLLRVMRVQVGSAVALCDDITGEWACEVGSVGKRDLVLMPVTHLKPREEVPDFWLCPALLKKDRFDLVLEKATELGTARIVPVLTRRCVADKLNGDRARAQITEAAEQCARTALPQLGEVTKLDSLLRDWPEDRALFFADELGGAPAAEAFTAQSGPGALLTGPEGGFDDAEREAIRALPQARAITLGPRILRGETAAIAATALWMGVCGDWGA
- a CDS encoding glutamate--cysteine ligase; translated protein: MSTRKASAADEPRIESRDQLVAPMIAGEKPKADWRIGTEHEKLVFKTETKHAPSYDEPGGIRDILLSLKDFNWEPVEEAGKVIAMAGDDGTVSLEPAGQLELSGAPLQTLHETCNETGRHLAQVKEVGAKCGVGFLGLGMWPDKTREELPMMPKGRYDIMKRHMPTVGSLGLDMMLRTCTIQVNLDYSSEADMAAKFRTSLALQPLATALFANSPFTEGKPNGYLSYRSHIWSDTDPHRTGMLPFVFEDGFGYDRWAEYMLDVPMYFVFRDGKYIDAAGQSFRDFLKGELPALPGELPTESDWWDHLSTAFPEVRLKSFLEMRGADGGPWSRICALPAFWVGLLYDQGALDAAWALVKDWSMEEREALRNAVPKQALDAPIPGGGSLRDLAKDVMAISRQGLAARAQLNTGGDNETGFLETLDEIVESGKVPAQRLLDMYHGEWNGDVSRVYKYAF